In Kitasatospora sp. NBC_00240, the following are encoded in one genomic region:
- the trpC gene encoding indole-3-glycerol phosphate synthase TrpC: protein MSVLDEIIDGVRADLAERQARVSLDELKELAAKAPVAKDGVAALRGDGVRVICEVKRSSPSKGALAAIADPAALALDYAAGGAAAISVLTEQRRFGGSLADLDSVRAAVDTPLLRKDFIVTAYQLWEARAHGADLALLIVAALDQPALVSLIERAESIGLTPLVEVHDEEEIARAVDAGAKIIGVNARNLKTLEVDRNTFGNVVDSIPAHVVKVAESGVRGPHDLIAYANLGADAVLVGESLVTGKDPKAAVADLVAAGAHPALRNTGRG from the coding sequence GTGAGTGTGCTCGACGAGATCATCGACGGGGTCCGTGCGGACCTCGCGGAGCGGCAGGCCCGGGTTTCCCTGGACGAGCTCAAGGAGCTCGCCGCGAAGGCTCCCGTCGCCAAGGACGGCGTGGCCGCCCTGCGCGGCGACGGGGTGCGGGTGATCTGCGAGGTCAAGCGCTCCAGCCCCTCCAAGGGCGCTCTGGCCGCGATCGCGGACCCGGCGGCCCTGGCGCTCGACTACGCGGCCGGCGGTGCCGCCGCGATCAGCGTGCTGACCGAGCAGCGCCGCTTCGGCGGTTCGCTCGCCGACCTGGACAGCGTCCGGGCGGCGGTCGACACCCCGCTGCTGCGCAAGGACTTCATCGTCACCGCGTACCAGCTCTGGGAGGCCCGCGCCCACGGCGCCGACCTCGCCCTGCTGATCGTCGCCGCCCTCGACCAGCCGGCCCTGGTGTCGCTGATCGAGCGCGCCGAGTCGATCGGCCTGACCCCGCTGGTCGAGGTGCACGACGAGGAGGAGATCGCCCGCGCGGTCGACGCCGGTGCGAAGATCATCGGCGTCAACGCCCGCAACCTCAAGACCCTCGAGGTGGACCGCAACACCTTCGGCAACGTCGTGGACAGCATCCCCGCGCACGTCGTCAAGGTGGCCGAGTCCGGTGTCCGCGGCCCGCACGACCTGATCGCGTACGCCAACCTCGGCGCCGACGCGGTGCTGGTCGGCGAGTCCCTGGTGACCGGCAAGGACCCGAAGGCGGCCGTCGCCGACCTGGTCGCGGCCGGCGCCCACCCCGCCCTGCGCAACACCGGCCGGGGCTGA
- a CDS encoding TIGR02234 family membrane protein yields MSALPEPRTAETGTAEPRTAEPRTAEPSTDAPRTDAPRTGEPAGAAAGRPAARGRRTLGPMLLLTVLGAVLVLTAVSRVWATGKVAGVTGGTLDVSVTGSTVSGLPTGLALAALAAAVAVFAVRGAGRIAVGVLMTLAGLGVAAGAAVNAGDASALHTEAARKLALAGAQAEQVGHSVWPWLALAGGLLIALAGLLTVRFGRDWPGMGTRYDAPTRKAPAKAGDTPADLWKALDRGEDPTAG; encoded by the coding sequence GTGAGCGCACTCCCTGAACCCAGGACGGCTGAAACCGGGACGGCCGAACCCAGGACGGCCGAACCCAGGACGGCCGAGCCCAGCACCGACGCACCCCGGACCGACGCACCCCGCACCGGCGAGCCGGCCGGGGCCGCCGCCGGGCGCCCGGCGGCGCGCGGCCGGCGCACCCTCGGGCCGATGCTGCTGCTGACCGTGCTCGGCGCCGTCCTGGTGCTGACCGCCGTCAGCCGGGTCTGGGCGACCGGCAAGGTCGCCGGCGTGACCGGCGGCACCCTGGACGTCTCGGTGACCGGCAGCACCGTCTCGGGTCTGCCGACCGGCCTGGCGCTGGCCGCGCTGGCCGCCGCCGTCGCGGTCTTCGCGGTACGCGGTGCCGGGCGGATCGCGGTGGGCGTACTGATGACGCTGGCCGGGCTCGGCGTGGCTGCCGGCGCCGCCGTGAACGCCGGCGACGCCTCCGCGCTGCACACCGAGGCGGCCCGCAAGCTGGCACTGGCCGGCGCGCAGGCCGAGCAGGTCGGCCACAGCGTCTGGCCCTGGCTCGCGCTGGCCGGCGGCCTGCTGATCGCGCTGGCCGGGCTGCTGACCGTCCGCTTCGGCCGGGACTGGCCCGGCATGGGCACCCGCTACGACGCCCCCACCCGCAAGGCGCCCGCGAAGGCCGGGGACACCCCCGCCGACCTGTGGAAGGCGCTGGACCGCGGCGAGGACCCGACGGCGGGCTGA
- the trpM gene encoding tryptophan biosynthesis modulator TrpM, with product MLLGRDPHPPLRLGGALRSGCRPRGCRAPARRVLGRRVRYVIGCEPGQVQGRRWRRTYG from the coding sequence TTGCTCCTCGGTCGTGACCCGCACCCCCCGCTGCGGCTCGGCGGCGCGCTCCGCAGTGGCTGCCGCCCGCGCGGCTGCCGTGCGCCCGCGCGCCGGGTGCTGGGGCGGCGGGTGCGCTACGTGATCGGCTGCGAGCCCGGGCAGGTGCAGGGGCGCCGATGGCGCAGGACGTACGGCTGA
- a CDS encoding DUF2752 domain-containing protein: MNAAPATPAPGPSVLRRLGRPLGALAALAAPTLYVASVDPNAPGHYPTCPLLQATGWWCPGCGGLRSVHALSHGDLLTAAHDNILLVALAALLAVLWCRWVWAALTGGRAPAVVIGGRRAVLLGLLLVVFMALRNLPVGAGLAPPGV, translated from the coding sequence GTGAACGCCGCTCCCGCCACCCCCGCGCCGGGGCCCTCCGTGCTGCGCCGCCTCGGCCGCCCGCTGGGCGCCCTGGCCGCGCTGGCCGCCCCCACCCTGTACGTGGCCTCGGTGGACCCGAACGCCCCGGGTCACTACCCCACCTGCCCGCTGCTCCAGGCCACCGGCTGGTGGTGCCCGGGCTGCGGCGGGCTGCGCAGCGTGCACGCGCTCAGCCACGGCGACCTGCTGACCGCCGCGCACGACAACATCCTGCTGGTCGCGCTGGCCGCGCTGCTGGCCGTGCTCTGGTGCCGCTGGGTGTGGGCCGCGCTGACCGGCGGCCGGGCCCCGGCAGTGGTGATCGGGGGACGGCGCGCGGTGCTGCTGGGGCTGTTGCTGGTGGTTTTCATGGCCCTGCGGAACCTCCCGGTGGGGGCCGGACTGGCGCCCCCGGGGGTCTGA
- a CDS encoding HGxxPAAW family protein: MSAAAHGHTPAAWTGVTIAFVGFTISGVAMIIPNVLLVWAGLVVVVLAGVVGKAMSIAGMGRQPSPHYEDAPAAVTTKKNTAVAA; the protein is encoded by the coding sequence ATGTCGGCAGCAGCACACGGCCACACCCCCGCCGCCTGGACCGGCGTCACCATCGCCTTCGTGGGCTTCACGATCAGCGGCGTCGCGATGATCATCCCGAACGTGCTCCTGGTGTGGGCCGGCCTCGTGGTCGTCGTGCTCGCCGGCGTGGTCGGCAAGGCGATGTCGATCGCCGGCATGGGCCGTCAGCCCAGCCCGCACTACGAGGACGCCCCGGCGGCCGTCACCACCAAGAAGAACACCGCCGTCGCGGCCTGA
- the trpB gene encoding tryptophan synthase subunit beta, whose product MSEKDYLPGAQVPDARGYFGAYGGRFIPEALVAAVEQVAEEYEKAKADPAFTAELDALLKDYTGRPSPLTDVHRFSAEAGGARILLKREDLNHTGSHKINNVLGQALLTRRMGKTRIIAETGAGQHGVATATACALFGFDCTIYMGEVDTERQALNVARMRMLGAEVVAVTSGSRTLKDAINEAFRDWVANVDNTHYLFGTVAGPHPFPMMVRDFHRVIGVEAREQVIERTGKLPDAVVACVGGGSNAMGIFHEFIPDAGVRLIGCEAAGEGVETPRHAATLTKGEPGVLHGARSYVLQDEDGQTIESHSISAGLDYPGIGPEHAWLKDTGRAEYRPVTDDQAMQALRLLSRTEGIIPAIESAHALAGALELGRELGPEATILVSLSGRGDKDMHTAAQYFGLYDDKGGK is encoded by the coding sequence ATGTCCGAGAAGGACTACCTGCCGGGCGCCCAGGTGCCCGACGCCCGCGGCTACTTCGGCGCGTACGGCGGCCGCTTCATCCCGGAGGCGCTGGTCGCCGCCGTCGAGCAGGTCGCCGAGGAGTACGAGAAGGCCAAGGCCGACCCGGCGTTCACCGCCGAGCTGGACGCGCTGCTGAAGGACTACACCGGCCGCCCCAGCCCGCTCACCGACGTCCACCGCTTCTCCGCCGAGGCGGGCGGGGCGCGCATCCTGCTCAAGCGCGAGGACCTCAACCACACCGGCTCGCACAAGATCAACAATGTCCTGGGCCAGGCGCTGCTGACCCGCCGGATGGGCAAGACCCGGATCATCGCCGAGACCGGCGCCGGCCAGCACGGCGTGGCCACCGCCACCGCCTGCGCGCTGTTCGGCTTCGACTGCACCATCTACATGGGCGAGGTCGACACCGAGCGCCAGGCGCTCAACGTCGCCCGGATGCGGATGCTCGGCGCCGAGGTCGTCGCCGTGACCTCCGGCAGCCGCACCCTCAAGGACGCCATCAACGAGGCGTTCCGGGACTGGGTCGCCAACGTCGACAACACCCACTACCTGTTCGGCACGGTGGCGGGCCCGCACCCGTTCCCGATGATGGTCCGCGACTTCCACCGGGTGATCGGCGTCGAGGCCCGCGAGCAGGTGATCGAGCGCACCGGCAAGCTGCCCGACGCGGTCGTGGCCTGCGTCGGCGGCGGCTCCAACGCGATGGGCATCTTCCACGAGTTCATCCCGGACGCCGGCGTCCGGCTGATCGGCTGCGAGGCGGCCGGCGAGGGCGTCGAGACCCCGCGGCACGCCGCCACCCTCACCAAGGGCGAGCCCGGCGTGCTGCACGGCGCCCGCAGCTACGTCCTGCAGGACGAGGACGGCCAGACCATCGAGAGCCACTCGATCTCGGCCGGCCTGGACTACCCCGGCATCGGCCCGGAGCACGCCTGGCTGAAGGACACCGGCCGGGCCGAGTACCGCCCGGTGACCGACGACCAGGCCATGCAGGCGCTGCGCCTGCTGTCCCGCACCGAGGGCATCATCCCGGCCATCGAGAGCGCCCACGCGCTGGCCGGCGCCCTGGAGCTGGGCCGCGAACTCGGCCCGGAGGCCACCATCCTGGTCAGCCTCTCCGGGCGCGGCGACAAGGACATGCACACGGCCGCCCAGTACTTCGGCCTCTACGACGACAAGGGCGGTAAGTGA